The window ACATTTACCTACACCCCTCTTTCTGGCTTCAATGGAGAGGATCAGTTCACCTACAGCATCTGCAATACTTCTGCCGCCTGCACCAATGCAGTGGTCCGTATCTCTGTGCTCCCTTACGACAGCGATGGAGATGGCATACCCGATGTAGTAGAATATGGGATGGATGCCTCTAATCCTGTAGATACAGACAGCGATGGCACACCTGATTATCTGGACCTGGATGCTGATGATGATGGTCTTCCTGATCATCTTGAAGCAGGTGACGATCCAAAAAATCCAGTAGATACAGACAGAGACGGATGGACTGACTATACCGACCTGGACAGTGATGGAGATGGAAAATCAGATCTGCAGGAAGGCCTGGAGGATTGTGATGCAGATGACATTCCGAATTATCTGGATAGAGAGGATCCATGCCTGGAAAAAGTCTTGATTTCCCAGGGTTTTTCACCAAATGGAGATGGCAGCAACGATCACTGGAACATCTACCTCATTGAAAATTTCCCTGCCAATAAAGTACAGATTTTTAACAGATGGGGTGCCCTGGTTTTTGCCATGGACGGCTATAATAATGCTGAAAAGGTTTGGGCGGGAGAATCTAATCGTGGCAACGCCATAGGTAGCAGTAAGCTGGCTGATGGCACTTATTTCTATCACATCAACCTGGGAGACGGTAGCAAAACATTTACAGGCTATGTGGTCATCAGGAGATAAACACATGAAAAATCGCATGAAATTACTTATACGTGTAATGTCTTTGCTGCTCGTGATGATGGCAGGCCACGCCTCCCTACAGGCACAGCAGCAGGCATTGTTTACTCAATATATGTTCAATGGTTTGGCCATCAATCCTGCTTATGCCGGCAGCCATGAGTCTATGAGTATCACCGCACTGGCCAGAAAGCAATGGCTGGGGATAGATGGTGCACCTGGCACGCAGACTTTTGCAGTGCATACACCCATTCCCAACGAAAAAATTGGCCTGGGCCTTTTACTCACGCACGATCACATAGGTCCGGTGCACCAGTACAGCTTAAAATTTGCATATGCCTATAGAATACCCGTAGGGCCCGGTAAGCTTTCTATGGGCCTGCAGGGAGGCGTGGTGAATTACAATTCTAAATTTTCAGAGCTGTACCTGGGCCCCAATGTGCAGGACCCCAGCTTTTCTGCAGATGTTAACCAGTTCATGTATGATTTCGGAACAGGTCTTTATTACGCTACAGATAAATTTTACCTGGGTCTATCTGTTCCCCAAATGCTGGCCATTAAAACTGATGATAATTTCAACCCTTCAAAGCATTACTTTCTGAACACTGGCTACCTGTTTGATCTAAACAGATCCTTGAAACTTAAGCCAAACGTATTATTTAAAGCAGTACAGGGAGCACCGCTGGAGGTGGACCTGAATACCAATCTCCTGATTCGCGATGTACTTTGGGTGGGTGCCTCCTATCGTTCTTTCAGAACCATCAGTGCCCTAACAGAACTTCAGCTCACAGACCAACTACGGTTTGGATATGCCTATGATTTTCCTGCTACATCCGATCTGGGCAGTGCTACTGCAGGTTCTCATGAAATTATGCTGAACTACCGCTTTACTTTTTACAAATCAAACTTTTCAACCCCAAGGAATTTTTGAAGATGAAGATATTCAGCATAAAACTTCTGGTGCTTGTTCTGATGGCCGGGGCTTTGCTTAACATTAACTCCGTGTTAGCACAGCATAAAAGTATCGTCGCTAATCTCAGGAGCACCGAAACCAGGGCAAACGAATATTTTGCAAAAGGCGCCTATGGAGCAGCCTTAGAATTATACAGGCAGCTGCTTGCAGGAGATGCCGGTAACAAGCAGCTAATGCTAAAAATAGCAGAAAGCTACTCGAGAATGAATGAGCAGGACCAGGCAGTGGTATGGTATGAAAAAGTGCTGGACACTGCCTCTCCTGTAGAACCCATTCACAAGTTAAAGTATGCCCAGGCATTAACTTCTGCTGGCAACTATACAAAAGCAAAGATCTGGTACGAAAGCTACCTGAAAGATATGCCTGAAGACCGGCGGGCAAAACTGCAGGTAGAGGCAATAGCTCAGATAAAAAACTTACTTTCTGATTCCGCTCTTTACCAGATCAAGAAATTGAAAAACAATTCTGCACAGTCCGATTTTGGCCCAGCCTTCTACGACGACGGACTGGTATTTGTATCGGGCAGGGAGCAGAAAAAACCATTAAAATGGGTAAATACCGCCGACCACACTGCTTTTTTTGATCTTTATTTCAGCAAAATCAATGCAGATGGCGAACTTTCTGAGGCCCGTAAACTGCAACAGGAGCTAAACTCCCGATACCACGAGGGGCCGGTGACTTTCTTCGATAACGGAAACAGGATTTTATTCAGCCAGAATGCTTTTAGAAACTCCGGAAGTAAAGGCGCTACAAAAAAATTAGCGCTGTTCGAAGCAGAAAAATCAAAAGACGGCAACGGATGGGAGAATATCAAACCCCTACCCTTTAACAGCGACTCTTATACTGTTGCACATCCCACTATCAGCAGGGATGGAGAGGCATTATATTTTGCATCAGATATGCCGGGAGGATACGGCCAGTCTGATTTATATGTAAGTCGTAGGGTGAACGGCAGCTGGTCCAAGCCAGAAAATCTAGGGCCGGCGATCAATACAGAAGGCAACGAGATGTTTCCTTTTTTACATCATAACACCTTATTTTTTGCTTCTAATGGTTTAGGAGGACTTGG of the Flammeovirgaceae bacterium 311 genome contains:
- a CDS encoding membrane protein produces the protein MMAGHASLQAQQQALFTQYMFNGLAINPAYAGSHESMSITALARKQWLGIDGAPGTQTFAVHTPIPNEKIGLGLLLTHDHIGPVHQYSLKFAYAYRIPVGPGKLSMGLQGGVVNYNSKFSELYLGPNVQDPSFSADVNQFMYDFGTGLYYATDKFYLGLSVPQMLAIKTDDNFNPSKHYFLNTGYLFDLNRSLKLKPNVLFKAVQGAPLEVDLNTNLLIRDVLWVGASYRSFRTISALTELQLTDQLRFGYAYDFPATSDLGSATAGSHEIMLNYRFTFYKSNFSTPRNF